A single window of Ananas comosus cultivar F153 linkage group 17, ASM154086v1, whole genome shotgun sequence DNA harbors:
- the LOC109723261 gene encoding haloacid dehalogenase-like hydrolase domain-containing protein At3g48420, producing the protein MGPTAATAAASPAALLPPRSFGFSSTPPQFHLRTIKTPSSSSSSSSSSSLSTSPRRRSKPWEGEAIRRGSWRGVMRSSSTSSSSSSSSPATGLPAALLFDCDGVLVDTERDGHRISFNETFAEKELGVSWDVELYGELLKIGGGKERMTAYFNKTGWPAKAPKTEEERKQFIASLHKRKTELFMSLIEKKLLPLRPGVQRLIDEALAKGVKVAVCSTSNEKAVSAIVSFLLGPVRAEKILIFAGDVVPRKKPDPAIYLLAANTLGVDPSSCVVVEDSTIGLAAAKSAGMKCIITKSGYTAEEDFAAADAVFDCIGDPPEVRFDLGFCANLLQKQYVS; encoded by the exons ATGGGccccaccgccgccaccgcagcGGCTTCTCCCGCCGCGCTTCTCCCGCCGCGGAGCTTCGGCTTCTCCTCCACTCCCCCACAATTCCACCTGAGAACGATCAAaaccccttcctcctcctcctcctcctcctcctcctcctccctctctacTTCTCCGCGGAGGAGAAGCAAACCATGGGAAGGAGAAGCGATTCGTAGAGGGAGTTGGAGAGGTGTGATGCGTTCCTCTTCtacgtcttcttcttcttcttcttcttctccggcgACGGGGCTTCCGGCGGCTCTGCTCTTCGACTGCGACGGCGTGCTCGTCGACACTGAGAGGGACGGCCACCGCATCTCCTTCAACGAGACCTTCGCTGAG AAGGAATTGGGTGTTAGCTGGGATGTAGAACTGTATGGTGAATTGCTCAAGATAGGCGGCGGAAAGGAGAG AATGACGGCATATTTCAACAAGACGGGTTGGCCAGCTAAAGCGCCGAAGACCGAAGAAGAAAGGAAGCAGTTTATTGCTTCACTTCACAAGAGGAAGACGGAACTATTTATGTCCCTTATTGAGAAGAAGCTACTTCCTCTTCGTCCTGGCGTTCAAAG GCTGATTGATGAAGCTCTGGCAAAGGGAGTAAAAGTTGCTGTATGCAGTACTTCCAACGAGAAGGCG GTTTCCGCCATAGTATCTTTCCTGTTAGGCCCTGTGCGAGCAGAGAAGATATTAATCTTTGCTGGAGATGTGGTTCCTCGTAAAAAACCTGATCCT GCCATCTACTTATTAGCAGCCAACACTCTTGGGGTTGATCCATCCAG TTGCGTCGTAGTAGAGGACAGTACGATAGGACTTGCAGCAGCCAAATCCGCTGGTATGAAGTGCATAATTACGAAAAGCGG TTATACAGCTGAAGAGGACTTTGCGGCTGCTGATGCAGTATTTGACTGCATCGGTGATCCTCCGGAGGTGCGGTTCGATTTAGGCTTTTGTGCTAATCTCCTCCAAAAGCAATATGTTAGCTGA
- the LOC109723262 gene encoding peroxisomal membrane protein 13-like, which produces MAPPNPDSSRPGNPPRKPWERAGSSPAAVPFRPPSSGSTSEVVEASGTAKAGQRNAIVNRNIYGGPIPPKPWEQNNRNYGSGMYSRYGGGLHGGSGWHRRSMYNNGSFSAHRWGRGPYGNRGLNDPNMPSSPPGFFISFLRVVHGCVNYFGDILGLIDQNTEAFHMLITALLQFLDGTSLLYGNLSRFVFGLLGIRTRHIKNSQTGTSESTASRNEHGKQCVEGPKNESSSWDNVWGSGPKS; this is translated from the exons atGGCTCCACCGAACCCCGACTCCTCCCGACCAG GTAATCCGCCCCGAAAACCTTGGGAGAGAGCCGGGAGTTCACCCGCTGCTGTACCGTTCAGACCACCATCATCTGGCAGCACGAGCGAAGTTGTTGAAGCATCTGGCACTGCAAAAGCTGGACAGAGAAATGCCATCGTAAACAGAAATATTTATGGGGGACCTATTCCACCGAAGCCGTGGGAACAGAATAACA GAAATTATGGGTCTGGCATGTATAGCAGATATGGCGGTGGCCTGCATGGAGGTTCAGGTTGGCATAGGAGAAGCATGTATAACAATGGGTCATTTAGTGCTCACAGGTGGGGGAGAGGTCCTTATGGCAACCGGGGTTTAAACGACCCTAATATGCCGTCATCTCCTCCGGGCTTTTTTATATCTTTCCTTCGAGTG GTTCATGGCTGCGTGAACTATTTCGGTGATATATTGGGCCTTATTGATCAGAACACTGAGGCCTTCCATATGCTTATAACTGCATTGCTTCAG TTCTTGGACGGTACGAGTCTACTGTATGGCAATCTTTCGAGGTTTGTCTTCGGGTTGCTAGGGATCAGAACAAGGCACATAAAGAACTCGCAAACGGGAACTAGCGAGTCCACCGCCTCTCGGAACGAGCATGGGAAGCAATGTGTTGAGGGCCCGAAAAACGAAAGTAGTTCGTGGGACAATGTTTGGGGGAGTGGTCCCAAAAGCTAG
- the LOC109723422 gene encoding uncharacterized membrane protein At3g27390 isoform X2 — protein sequence MATFDAVGEGKANNFVHCVLDGTWSTIKGSCTVVRDLKDLFQHTYFGIMKDIRLNDPPNGIPYEIRLCNIPGALFVGTIGIAVDVPIISFIALCKSPYMLFKGWNRLIQDLIGREGPFLETACVPFAGLAILLWPLAVAGAVLASILSSLPLGAYGAVVSYQESSVRMGLAYVISSLAIFDEYSNDVLDMPEGSCFPRYEYRKNKSSSFSGPTSFRREKQDGKNPPSRSSSIKSGILELNPLKLLDHLFSECKRYGEILVSEGVITREDIDEAKSGKGKSRVLSIGLPAYAILQGLLRSARADSDGFVLSDGTEITSDNRPKSTMFDWFFEPLMVIKDQIKAQNFTEEEENYLCKLVLLIGDSTRLKNLSTLVQPTDERKRAEIDAFARRLQGITKSISRFPTAKRRFDDLVKSLSEELEKKMGGSQSGSGSRLPPRSRSGIKRMFSQKSFGRTISIQGSDQEAQSVNADLLPV from the exons ATGGCTACTTTTGATGCGGTTGGAGAGGGAAAAGCAAATAACTTTGTCCACTGTGTATTG GATGGAACATGGAGTACAATCAAAGGAAGCTGCACTGTGGTCAGGGATTTGAAAGATCTATTCCAGCATACCTATTTTGGAATCATGAAAGACATTCGCCTTAATGATCCTCCAAATGGGATACCATATGAGATCAG GTTATGTAATATTCCTGGTGCTCTCTTTGTTGGTACGATAGGGATAGCAGTTGATGTACCGATCATCTCCTTCATTGCCCTTTGTAAGAGTCCGTACATGCTCTTCAAAGGATGGAATCGGTTGATTCAAGATCTCATCGGACGAGAGGGACCATTTCTGGAAACAGCTTGTGTCCCTTTTGCTGGCCTTGCTATACTTCTCTGGCCATTAGCTGTTGCAGGAGCAGTCTTGGCCTCCATTCTCTCTAGCCTTCCTTTAGGTGCTTATGGAGCTGTTGTTTCCTACCAG GAATCCTCAGTTCGGATGGGGCTCGCCTACGTAATCTCTTCGTTGGCTATATTTGATGAGTACAGCAATGACGTACTTGACATGCCAGAAGGATCTTGCTTTCCTAG GTATGAATATAGGAAGAACAAATCGTCCTCGTTCTCCGGGCCTACCTCTTTTCGGAGGGAAAAGCAGGATGGAAAAAATCCTCCTTCACGAAGTAGTTCAATCAAGAGTGGCATCCTAGAACTGAATCCACTTAAG TTGCTCGATCACCTATTTTCAGAGTGTAAGCGCTATGGAGAGATTTTGGTTTCCGAAGGAGTCATAACTCGTGAAGACATCGACGAAGCGAAGTCAGGAAAAGGCAAAAGCAGGGTACTTAGCATTGGTTTACCGGCTTATGCCATTCTTCAGGGGCTTCTGCGGTCCGCAAGAGCTGATTCTGATGGCTTCGTCTTGA GTGACGGCACTGAGATAACATCTGATAATAGACCGAAAAGCACAATGTTTGATTGGTTCTTTGAGCCTCTAATGGTTATCAAAGACCAAATTAAGGCTCAGAATTTTacggaagaagaagagaactaTTTGTGCAAGCTGGTCTTGCTAATTGGAGATTCAACGCGTTTGAAGAATCTTAGCACTCTCGTACAGCCAACAGACGAGCGGAAACGAGCTGAAATAGATGCGTTCGCCCGAAG GTTGCAAGGGATCACCAAGTCCATCTCAAGGTTCCCGACGGCAAAACGTCGATTTGACGACCTCGTGAAATCTCTCTCCGAAGAGCTCGAAAAGAAGATGGGGGGGAGCCAATCAGGTAGTGGATCTCGATTACCTCCGAGGTCGAGGAGTGGTATCAAAAGAATGTTTAGTCAGAAATCTTTTGGGAGAACAATCAGTATTCAAGGCAGCGATCAGGAGGCGCAGTCGGTGAATGCCGATCTTCTGCCTGTGTGA
- the LOC109723422 gene encoding uncharacterized membrane protein At3g27390 isoform X1, giving the protein MEPPSGFWATLWSFLRFLPFFVGLLLLGIVKGALICPWVCLIMTVGNSALILGLWPAHTFWTFYCIIRTKQLGPALKFLLCIFLPVVLVLWPIFGIVGSILSGAAYGFLSPLMATFDAVGEGKANNFVHCVLDGTWSTIKGSCTVVRDLKDLFQHTYFGIMKDIRLNDPPNGIPYEIRLCNIPGALFVGTIGIAVDVPIISFIALCKSPYMLFKGWNRLIQDLIGREGPFLETACVPFAGLAILLWPLAVAGAVLASILSSLPLGAYGAVVSYQESSVRMGLAYVISSLAIFDEYSNDVLDMPEGSCFPRYEYRKNKSSSFSGPTSFRREKQDGKNPPSRSSSIKSGILELNPLKLLDHLFSECKRYGEILVSEGVITREDIDEAKSGKGKSRVLSIGLPAYAILQGLLRSARADSDGFVLSDGTEITSDNRPKSTMFDWFFEPLMVIKDQIKAQNFTEEEENYLCKLVLLIGDSTRLKNLSTLVQPTDERKRAEIDAFARRLQGITKSISRFPTAKRRFDDLVKSLSEELEKKMGGSQSGSGSRLPPRSRSGIKRMFSQKSFGRTISIQGSDQEAQSVNADLLPV; this is encoded by the exons GTGCTTTGATTTGTCCATGGGTTTGTCTTATAATGACAGTGGGAAATTCTGCGTTAATATTGGGCCTTTGGCCAGCGCACACATTCTGGACATTTTACTGCATAATAAG AACCAAGCAGCTAGGGCCTGCACTGAAGTTTCTTCTTTGTATTTTCTTGCCTGTCGTATTAGTCTTGTGGCCTATTTTTGGCATTGTGGGGAGCATCTTGAGTGGTGCAGCGTATGGCTTTCTGTCACCATTGATGGCTACTTTTGATGCGGTTGGAGAGGGAAAAGCAAATAACTTTGTCCACTGTGTATTG GATGGAACATGGAGTACAATCAAAGGAAGCTGCACTGTGGTCAGGGATTTGAAAGATCTATTCCAGCATACCTATTTTGGAATCATGAAAGACATTCGCCTTAATGATCCTCCAAATGGGATACCATATGAGATCAG GTTATGTAATATTCCTGGTGCTCTCTTTGTTGGTACGATAGGGATAGCAGTTGATGTACCGATCATCTCCTTCATTGCCCTTTGTAAGAGTCCGTACATGCTCTTCAAAGGATGGAATCGGTTGATTCAAGATCTCATCGGACGAGAGGGACCATTTCTGGAAACAGCTTGTGTCCCTTTTGCTGGCCTTGCTATACTTCTCTGGCCATTAGCTGTTGCAGGAGCAGTCTTGGCCTCCATTCTCTCTAGCCTTCCTTTAGGTGCTTATGGAGCTGTTGTTTCCTACCAG GAATCCTCAGTTCGGATGGGGCTCGCCTACGTAATCTCTTCGTTGGCTATATTTGATGAGTACAGCAATGACGTACTTGACATGCCAGAAGGATCTTGCTTTCCTAG GTATGAATATAGGAAGAACAAATCGTCCTCGTTCTCCGGGCCTACCTCTTTTCGGAGGGAAAAGCAGGATGGAAAAAATCCTCCTTCACGAAGTAGTTCAATCAAGAGTGGCATCCTAGAACTGAATCCACTTAAG TTGCTCGATCACCTATTTTCAGAGTGTAAGCGCTATGGAGAGATTTTGGTTTCCGAAGGAGTCATAACTCGTGAAGACATCGACGAAGCGAAGTCAGGAAAAGGCAAAAGCAGGGTACTTAGCATTGGTTTACCGGCTTATGCCATTCTTCAGGGGCTTCTGCGGTCCGCAAGAGCTGATTCTGATGGCTTCGTCTTGA GTGACGGCACTGAGATAACATCTGATAATAGACCGAAAAGCACAATGTTTGATTGGTTCTTTGAGCCTCTAATGGTTATCAAAGACCAAATTAAGGCTCAGAATTTTacggaagaagaagagaactaTTTGTGCAAGCTGGTCTTGCTAATTGGAGATTCAACGCGTTTGAAGAATCTTAGCACTCTCGTACAGCCAACAGACGAGCGGAAACGAGCTGAAATAGATGCGTTCGCCCGAAG GTTGCAAGGGATCACCAAGTCCATCTCAAGGTTCCCGACGGCAAAACGTCGATTTGACGACCTCGTGAAATCTCTCTCCGAAGAGCTCGAAAAGAAGATGGGGGGGAGCCAATCAGGTAGTGGATCTCGATTACCTCCGAGGTCGAGGAGTGGTATCAAAAGAATGTTTAGTCAGAAATCTTTTGGGAGAACAATCAGTATTCAAGGCAGCGATCAGGAGGCGCAGTCGGTGAATGCCGATCTTCTGCCTGTGTGA